Proteins co-encoded in one Bacillus horti genomic window:
- the rimP gene encoding ribosome maturation factor RimP, which produces MSKKVTELTEELVTPILESKGLELVDIEFKKEGGNWFLRVYIDKDGGIDIDECGAVSEELSAQLDKLDPIPQAYFLEVSSPGAERPLKKEKDIHQAIGKNIAITTYEPIDGEKAFEGLLTQFDGEYLTLEVKVKTKKRSVTVPYDKVASAKLAVVF; this is translated from the coding sequence GTGAGCAAGAAGGTTACTGAGCTTACAGAAGAATTAGTAACACCAATCCTTGAGAGCAAAGGCTTAGAGCTAGTCGATATAGAGTTTAAAAAAGAAGGTGGCAACTGGTTTTTACGGGTATATATTGATAAGGATGGCGGTATTGACATTGATGAATGTGGAGCCGTTAGTGAGGAGCTATCCGCTCAGCTCGACAAGCTTGATCCGATCCCTCAGGCTTATTTTCTAGAGGTTTCTTCTCCAGGTGCAGAAAGACCTTTAAAGAAAGAGAAGGACATTCATCAAGCAATAGGAAAAAACATAGCGATCACTACATATGAGCCTATTGATGGGGAGAAGGCCTTTGAAGGGCTACTTACTCAGTTTGACGGTGAATATCTTACATTAGAGGTTAAGGTAAAAACAAAAAAGAGATCTGTAACTGTACCATATGATAAAGTAGCCAGCGCAAAACTGGCCGTTGTTTTCTAA